Genomic DNA from Halomonas sp. BDJS001:
TACCTGGCGCCTGTTCCCTATCGCGGCAAGCCCAATGAGCCCGCCTGGGTGGTACAAGTGGCGGAGTGCATTGCCCAGGAACGGGGCATCACTGTCGATGAAGTCGCCATGCAGACGACTGCCAACTTTTATCAGCTCTTCCGTGCCGCGGCGCCCGATGCTCCGGAACACGTTAGAGAGGCGCTGGCAAACGCTGGGCTTTTATCGCCCAATGCGCTTTGAATACGCTCAAGCGAGGTGGGCGAGATGAATATTGATCGATTGCTCCAGCAAGGTGGCGGAGAGGAAGAGTTCGCTGGGGCTATTCCTCCCCTCGATGAGTGGCGGCCTGCGCTCTCTGGCGATATGAGTATCGTCATTCACGCCGATGGTAGCTGGTGGCACGAAGGGCAGCCGTTTGCCAGACCCAAGGTGGCGCGTCTCCTAGCCACGCTGCTGCGCCTGGATGACGAGGGGTATTGCCTGGTCACGCCGGTGGAGCGCTGGCGGATAGAGGTCGAAGACCTGCCGCTGGTGGCGGTAGAAGCTGACTTTCGTGACGGTGCCTGGTGGTTTACCACCCAGTTTGACGACATTGTGCGCTTAGATGCTGAGCACCCGCTTTCTCTCAGTTTAACCCCAAAAGGCGAGACTGTGCCGCAACTGCCGGTGAGGTTTGGGCTCGCTGCGCGCTTGCACCGTAATGTCTTTTACCAACTGGTTGAGACGGCTAAAGCCCGTGATATAGGCAATGGCCAGAGTGAACTTGGCGTAACGAGTGCCGGGCAGTGGTTTGTGCTGGGGCAGATTGATGATGAGTTGCTTGGCGAGGCGCCGTGAAGTTAACCGCTGAACAGCAAGCTGTGGTCAGCCATCAGATTGGACATGCGCGGGTGGCGGCAGTGGCTGGTGCAGGCAAAACCACCACCATGGCCGCGCGGGTGCTGCATCTATTGGCTAACGGGGTTCCGCCAAAGCGTATTCTGGTGCTGATGTTTAACCGCTCAGCAAAGGATGATTTTCAGCGCCGGTTAGCCTCCATGGCACCTGCCGGGCAGGCACTGCCGGATGTGCGCACTTTTCACTCCCTGGGCCACCGCTTGACCCAAAGCCTGTGCCGCTGGGGCGCCCTTCCGCCCCGGCAGTTGTTATCCGCCGATTGGCAGTTGGAAAGGCTGCTTCGTCAAGCGAGCCTGAACGTATTGCGGGACGCTGTCGAACGCCGCGATGCTGCCCTGGAGGGGGATCGGCTGGAAACCTTGGCCCATTTCTGTGGCTTGGTGAAAGCAGAAATGATCACCCCCGAAGCACTCTATGAGCGGCTAAATTTCGACCCGGATACCGACTACTTTCCAGCGGCGTTTGCCGAGGCGGAGCGGCTATTAGCAGCGGAAGGCGTTATGACCTATGCCGATCTGCTCTATCGTCCACTGCTGGTGTTAGAGGGAGATAGTGCCCTGCGAAGCCGTGTGGAAGGGTTTCTCGATCATGTGATTATTGATGAGTATCAGGATATCAACGCTGCTCAGCAGCGCCTGCTATCTGTGTTGGTAGGCAGTCGTGCCGAGGTGATGGCAGTGGGTGATGCCAACCAGTGTATTTATGAGTGGCGTGGTGCCAAACCCGACAACATGCTGGAAAATTTCACTGCTACCTTTGGCGAAGCCACTGACTACCCGCTGTCGACGACGTTTCGGCATGGCCATGCCCTGGCGCTGGCGGCTAATCATGCTATTGCGGCGAATCAGCGCCGTCCCAACCAGCTGTGCCTTGCCGCCGTCAATAACCCGGAGACGCGTGTCTCGGTGGGGCAGGGGAGTCGTTTGCTGCTTGATGCGTTAGTGGATTGGCAGGCCCAGGGGCGAGCGTTTAACGAGGCCAGTTTGCTGGTGCGCAGTTGGGCGCTATCAGTGCCGTTTCAACTGGCGCTGTTACAAGCTGGGATTCCTTTTCGGCTTCAGCGTGAGGATCGTTTTGTTTTTCGTCTACCGCTGGTGCAGGCCCTGGCGGGGTATTTAAAGCTGTCGCGTCGTCCTGATCTGCTGCGCGACCCGCAGCAGCTGTTACTGCTGCTTGCACAACCCACCCCCTTCGTTGCCCGTGAGCATCTGCAGCGACTTGCCTATCAGTTGGCTGCTACCCAGCAGTGGCCCGAACGCCATGACCCCCTGTTAACGGCGTTAAAGCCCATACAGCGGCGTACGCTAAAAAAACGCTGGCTGCTGCTTTGTGAGCTGCCCCAGCTAAGTGCTTGGCCGCCCGCCAAGCTTTTACGCCACGTAGTTGAAAGTATTGATGCTGAAAAAACGCTTAAAAGAGCCGCTGCACGGCGGGATAAAGGCGAAGAAGACGTACGCTTGCTCGATGTGTTGATCGAGCAGGCGCAAAGCGTGCAGGATCCGGATGCTTTTATCGAACTGCTTGAGCGACCGGTAGAGAACCAGGCAGGCGGTGTCCTGATCAGTACCGTTCACGGCGCCAAAGGCCTTGAGTGGCCAATGGTGGCGGTGGCTGGGGTTAACGAAGAGGACTTTCCCCACTATAGCCGCGACAATCCACTCAGTGATGACCGTCTGGAGGAGGAGCGTAGGCTCTTCTACGTCGCCATTACCCGTGCCCAGGAGCAGCTTTTAGTGCTCCATGATGGCGGCGTGCATCGGCCTAGTCGCTTTATTGCCGAAAGCGCCTGGCAGGACAGTATGCGGGTAGCCTCCTGCCTAGCCAGTGCCAGCCCTCCAGCGGCTTCGCTGCAAGTCACATCGGTGGCGTTGGTAAAGCGCTATCTAACCCGGCTGGGGCGCGACGATATTGCGCTAGCACCGGCGCAGGTTGAAGAGGCCAAAGTAGGCTATTCGGGAGATGCCCATTTTTACCCCGGTCAGCGCCTTCTTCATGCGGTATTTGGCGAGGGTGAAGTGGCCGCCGTAGAAGGCAGTATCAGTGATCCAGTGATTGATGTGCGCTTTGACCAGGCCGGGCGAAGGCGGCTTATTGCCCGCCGGGCACCCATTGAGTTGCTGGAAAATGGCTCAACGCTTGCGGGATAAGTCGTTGATTCAACGCTAAGACACACTCTTTCACATTTGCCGTCGAATTAAGCTTTAGGGTTGTTTGACTTAGCATGGCCCTGCCGATTTAATACCCTCACTCCTACCGAGCGAATACTCCACAGCTCATAGCATATAACTAATCAAATAGGGAACGGGCATGGTAAGGCAAGCCACCTGGCTCTGCGCCATTTTGATCGTCACCCAAAGCGGCGCCTTGCTTGCCGACAGCGGTCTGCCTAATCTGGAATTTAATGGTTTCGGCACGCTGGGCGTTGTTCATTCTGATGAGCGAAACGCTGACTTCGTTGCTGACCCCTTTGCTTCAGAAGGTGCAGGGTATAGTGATGACTGGAGCGCTGAAGTTGATAGCCGCCTAGGGCTCCAAGCTACGCTGCGTGTGACGCCACAACTTTCCTCGGTTGTTCAGGTGGTCAGCGAGAAGCGATACGATGGTTCATTCGCACCTGAGATTGAGTGGGCGAATGTTCAATATGACCTTACCCCTGATCTTAGCTTGCGCGTAGGGCGAATGGTGCAAAGCTCTTTTATGGCCTCTGAGCACCGTAAAGTTAATTACGCCACCCCATGGATTAGGCCCCCACAAGAAGTTTACCGTTTAATGCCCGTGGCCAATTTCGATGGTGTTGATATGCGCTATCGATACCCATTAGGGGAGACTACCAATGAATTGCAGATGAATTTTGGTGGGGGCAGCGTTGATTACTCAACGGGCAGTATCGACGCCAGCGATTCATGGGGCGTTTCTCACCGTACTCATTGGGGGGATGTCACCCTGTTTGCCAGCTATGGCGAACTTAAAGTAAGCGCAGATGAACTCTCACAATTCTTCGACGTTTATCGCCTCTTTGGTCTACCCGGTGAAGAGCTTGCTAGCCGCTATGAAGTGGATGGTAAGCGTACGAGCCTACTGAGCTTAGGGTTGGGTTATGACCCCGGCTCATGGTTTGTGATGGGCGAATGGGCACGCTCTTCGTCGCCATCTCTGTTAGGGGAGAGTGAAGGCGCTTACATAACGCTCGGTTATCGGATCGCCGAGTGGACACCGTATGTGGGGGTTGCGCGAGCAAAAGTCACCAGTAATACCTCAGAGCCGGGATTGAATGCTGCCCTTTATCCAGCGCCCTTTGCAGAAGGCGCGCAATTACTTAATGGTATGTTGAATGAGCTAATATCCAGCGGAATGCAGCAGGAGAGCATAACGGTGGGAACTCGCTGGGATTTCAGGCCGGGTATGGCCCTAACGGCCCAGTATGATCACATCGATATGCGTTCAGGGTCATCCGGGGGGCTGATTAATCAACAGCCCGAGTTTACCCCAGGTGAACGTATTAACTTGTTTAGCCTTGCGCTCGACTTTGTGTTTTAAGGAGAGTGGCAATGTTTAAACGCCTCATTTCGTCTGCGATCAGCTTGTTATTGGCATCCGGACTGAGCCTGTTTTACCACCCAGCTTCAGCTGAGGTATTGGTGGTTGTATCAGTTGAAGCACCTGTTACTCGTCTTACCTTTAGCGATTTAAGAGATGTTTACTTAGGGCGCCGCACGCTAATAGTCAATGGAGTTGAAGTCGTGCCCTTGGATCTTACTGAAGGTACGGCAGCGAGAAGTGAGTTTTACACTCTCTACACAGGGCAAACCCCCGCGCAGATCAAGGCGCACTGGGCCAGGCAGATATTCACCGGACGAGGGCAGCCGCCCCAAGCGCTTACGAACAGTCGTGCAGTGGTAGAGCGGCTAGTCAGCGATGCAAAATCCCTAGGCTATATAGACTCTTCTTTTCTTGATGAGCGTTTGCGAGTGGTGACAATTGAGTAGCCTCAATGATCAAACAGACCCAGAGCAGGGCAGTCCATCCCGAATCTTGATTAATCGATGGTCACATCATCTTGTCGAGCCATTTGTACTATTCGGTATAGTGGCCTTTATGATGCTGCTGGTTATATGGGGCAGTACTTATTTTTTAGTCAATAAAGAGAGTATGGTCATTGAGCGCCAGGCTGAGCTGTCTGTGAGTGAAATAACCGACACTTATGAAGCGCGTGTTGTCAGAGCCTTGCGGGAAATCGATACGGCACTGAAATTAGTTCGTTTTACCGCCAATAGTAGTGATTACGCTAACGTGCTTGGTGTTTTGAATGAGCAGCGGTTACTGCCGCCTGCTCTGCTATTCACCATCAGTATTGTTGATGCACAGGGCAGGATTGTTGAAACGACTGATTCAGGACGGCTTGGGCAGCGCCTAACGCCTCCTTCGCAAGCAGTGCTGGGCGATGACTACTTGGCCGTTTGGGAGACGGATGCTTATCAAGCAAAACAGCTGACTTTTGCTCGGCCGTTAATGTCCCAGACAACATCTGAGGAAGAGGCAGGCACGGGGTGGGTGGTTATCGCTATTGATGCGAATTACTTTGTGAGCAGTTATGAAGTGGGTTCGTTGGGCCAGCAGGGGATGCTGGCACTTGTTGGTACGGGTGGCGAGGTACTTGTCAGGCGCAGTGGAGAGGCTACCTACTCCGGTGAGCTGATGGATATAGCGGCTTGGAAAAGTAGCACGCTGGATGCTGTAAGTGCCCCCTTTCTGACCCATTGGCAAGGTGTCGAGCGCTACACGCTGGTTCGCCAGCTGTATGATTTCCCATTATCTATCGTCGTCGGGTTGTCTGCGCAGGAGCAGTTGGCCGCGGCTCAACAGCTGGCGCGAAAATACTGGCAGCGGGCTGCTTGGACAAGCGGCTTGCTGCTGATCATTCTGGCTATGCTCGCCCGTCTAAGCTGGCAGCTTCAGCGGGCGCAGCAGCGGGTAATGGAAGAGCGTGTATTGCACGCCCAGCAGGTTGAGCACTTGGCTTTCCATGACACGCTAACCGATTTGCCTAATCGAGCTTTTTTGAGCCACTGGCTTACCCAGTCTGTGAAGCTTGGCACCCGCCATGATGAATCCTTTGCGCTCCTTTTCCTGGATCTTGACCGCTTTAAGTTAATTAATGACACCTTAGGGCATGATGCCGGAGACCACCTGCTGCAAGAGGCGGCAAGACGGCTGACCGCCTCGGTGCGAGAAAGCGATTTTGTCGCTCGGTTAGGGGGGGACGAATTTGTCATTATTTTGAGCAGGGCCAGCCGCCGAGATCAGATTGAGCCAATAGCCCAAAAAATTCTATCCGCTGTTAGAGACCCTTTTATGCTCGCGGGCCAGGAGTGTCATGTCTCGGTCAGTATTGGTGTTTCGCTGTATCCGTTTGACGGGCTTGATGAGCAAACATTAATGAAAAGTGCTGATATGGCCATGTATCAGGCGAAGCAACTGGGCAAAAACAATGTTCAGTACTATACCGACGAATTAAGTGCGGAGATGGATGTGCGCTTAACGCTGGAGTCTGGCTTGCACCGGGCGCTTGAAGGTCAGGAGTTCAGGCTGCTCTTTCGGTCAAAGTATGACATCGAAGGTGGCAATACGCTTGGTATGGAGGCGCTGCTGCGTTGGCAGCATCCAACACTGGGCCTGCTTGAGCCCGCGCAATTTATGCCCCTCGCTGAAGAGAGTGGTTTGGTTATGCCTATCGGTCAATGGGTGCTCGAAAATGCCTGTAGACAAAACATGCTTTGGCAGCATGAAGGTTTTCCTGCTTTAACCATGGCCGTCAATATCTCCGCACGCCAATTTTATGACAATGGCTTTGTTGAGAGTGTCAGCGACGCGCTAGCGACAACCGGTATGAACCCGAGGCTGCTTGAGTTGGAGATTACCGAGAGCATGCTGCTGCAGGATGTTAACCGTACGGCGAGTATTTTTGCAGAGATCAAAAAACTGGGTGTCAGGATTGTGGTTGACGATTTTGGCACCGGGTATTCATCTTTATCCGATTTAAACGTGTTACCAGTAGACGCTTTAAAAGTCAGCTCTTGCCTAGTTAAGCGTTTATCAGGGACACGTCATGACCAGCAGTTATCTTCATCAGTCATTGAGCTGGGTCAGCATCTCAGTCTCCAGGTGTTTGCGAAGGGGGTCGCCTCCCATGAGCAGGAACGCTTCATTCTCAGCCCCTACAGCCACCATTTCCACGGTTTTTATAGCTACAGACCGTTATCAGCAGAGGAAAGCTGTCTGGAAAAGAAGTAAGGGATAATGAAGCACTGCTTACCCTTTTGCAGCCAATACAGGGCAAGCAGTGAGCCAGCTACTTACATATTCGGGTAGTTTGGGCCACCACCGCCCTCTGGGGCCACCCAGGTAATGTTTTGCGCTGGGTCTTTGATATCACAAGTTTTGCAGTGCACGCAGTTTTGGAAGTTGATCTGAAAGCGTGGCTGACCTGCGCTATCTTCCACCACTTCATAAACCCCAGCCGGGCAGTAGCGCTGCGCCGGCTCTGCGTATTTGGGCAGGTTTTCGCGGATCGGCAACTCAGGATCGTCCAGGCGCAAATGACACGGCTGATCCTCTTCATGGTTGGTATTCGACAGAAACACCGAGGTTGGCTTGTCGAAAGAGAGTTTGCCGTCCGGTTTGGGGTAGTTAATCTTTTCAAACTCGGCTGCAGGCTTGAGAGCTCCATGGTCGGTGGCCGTGTCATGGACATTTGGCAACTTGTTGCCCAGCAACTGATGAGCAAAGTTATACGCTCCGCCGCCGACGGTGCCATATTTATGGATCGCAGGCCCGAAACTGGCGCTCTCTTTAAGTTCTTGATAGGCCCAGCTGGCTTCCCATTTCTGGGTGAAGCTCGTTAGCTCCTGTGCGCCCTCATCGCCCCCTTTGATTGCCTCAAATACGCTCTCCGCGGCAACCAAGCCAGACTTCATGGCAGTATGCAGCCCTTTGATCTTGGAGAAATTGAGGGTGCCTGCATCACAACCAATCAATAGTCCACCTGGGAAGGTCATTTTAGGTAGGCTGTTAAAGCCACCTTTGGTAATTGCCCGTGCGCCGTAAGCTACACGCTTACCATCTTCGAGGTACTGGCTAATGACCGGGTGATGCTTCATGCGCTGAAACTCGTCGAAGGGCGAAAGCCATGGATTCTGGTAGCCAAGATCCATAATCAACCCCACAACGACCTGCTGGTTTTCCGCATGGTAGAGGAACCAGCCGCCGTGGGCGTTTTTATCTAATGGCCAGCCAGAGCCATGCAACACGAGCCCAGGTTCATGTTTGTCGGCAGGCACATCCCACAGCTCTTTAAGGCCGATACCGTAGTGTTGCGGGTCGCGACCTGCATCCAATGAGAAGTCTTTGATCAACCGCTTGCCCAAATGCCCCCGCGCGCCTTCGGCAAACAGCGTGTACTTGGCGCGCAGCTCCATGCCCGGCATATGGCTATCCTTGGGGGTGCCATCGGCGGCGACGCCCATATCGCCAATCAGAATGCCGCGCACGGCACCATCTTCAATAATGACCTCTTGGGCAGCAAAACCCGGGAAGATTTCTACCCCGAGGCTCTCTGCCTGTTCGGCCAGCCAGCGGCACAGGTTGCCAGCACTGATCACATAGCGGGTAAGGTCGCCCCCGGTGTTGTGCATGCTTTTAGGTACCAAGGCGTTAGGCACTTTCTGCGCTTTTTCGGCATCTTTGAGCAAGAAGACGTCGTCGCGAATCGCCGGCGTATTGAGCGGTGCGCCGCGCTCCTTCCAGTCAGGAAATAGCTCCGCCAGTGCACGGGGTTCAAACACCGCGCCGGATAAAATGTGCGCGCCAACCTCTGAACCTTTCTCAACGACACACACCGTGAGTTCTTGCTCACCCTCATTGGCTTGCTGCATCAGTCGGCATGCTGCGGAAAGCCCGGATGGGCCCGCACCGACAATGACGACATCAAAGTCCATTACATCGCGTTCAACAGTTTCCACCCGGTTTCTCCTTACTCTTTTTAAGTGTCAACTTTTACAAAGCTAACTCAAAGCTAACCCAAAGTTCGGGCTAGGAAACTAGCTTATAAAAAGTGATCTTAATTTAAAACGGTCGTTTGCTTCTGGTTATGCCCCATGATAGGCATAATACCTGTGTCAGGTCACGCCTACGATGGTGAAAGGGGTATTTATTGGCTGTATGCTTTGCTTACCAGCGTTCAGTGCTACGACTAAGGCCGTAGTGGACGATTAAGCATTAGCTATTGTCGCTTTATGGCAGGCTATGGCAAATTGATAAGGTTTTTCAATTGCGCACCTATCAAACGCTCGATTGAATTTGTATATTGAATTTAAAAGCGCCGCCGTTATCGTTGGCAGCGCCTGTATTGGGGCAGGCGATCGCTTTTGAGCGATTGCCGGTAAGTTTTCAATGCATCACACGTCTTAAAAAGGGGTATCCGCTGGGCGGGTGCCGTCTCAGGGTAACGGCTTTACACAAGCCAAGCGAGGAACCTATGAAAGTACTCGTCGCGGTGAAACGCGTCATCGACTACAACGTCAAAATCCGCGTTAAGGCGGATCATTCGGACGTCGATCTCACCAACGTCAAAATGGCCATGAACCCCTTCTGCGAAATTGCCGTGGAAGAGGCGGTGCGCCTGAAAGAGAAGGGCGTGGCGACGGAAGTGGTCGCCGTCACGGTAGGCCCCAAGGCCGCCCAAGAGCAGCTGCGTACCGCGCTGGCCCTGGGGGCAGACCGCGCCATCCATATCGAAACCGACGAGCGCGCCGAATCCCTGGCGGTGGCCAAGCTGTTGGCCAAAGTGGTCGAAGAGGAGCAGCCGGGATTAGTGGTGCTGGGCAAGCAGGCCATTGACACCGACAACAACCAGACCGGCCAAATGCTCGCCGCACTGACGGGGCTTCCGCAAGGTACCTTCGCCTCGGAAGTGGCGGTCGACGGCGACAAGGTTCATGTCACCCGTGAAATCGACGGCGGCCTGCAAACCATTGCCCTCACGCTGCCGGCGATTGTCACCACCGACCTGCGTTTGAATGAGCCGCGCTACGCCAAGCTCCCCGACATCATGAAGGCCAAGAAAAAGCCGCTGGATGTCAAAACCCCCGCCGACTACGGCGTCGAGGTTGCCTCCAAGGTCAGTCTGCTCAAAGTAGAGTCGCCCGCCGAGCGCAAGGGGGGCGTTAAAGTCGCCTCGGTAGACGAGCTGATCGACAAACTCAAAAACGAAGCCAAAGTTCTTTAAGGTCGGTTAATTACCCCCCGTACTTTACGCATGCGCTTTGAAAGGAGCTGATTTTATGAGCATTTTGGTACTTGCCGACCTACACGAAGGCCAACTGGCCGGCGCCACCGCCCACGTGGTGGCGGCCGCCCAAGCCATCGGTGGCGATATCGATATCCTGGTGGCCGGGGAAGGCGTTCAAGCCGCTGCCGAGGCCGCCGCCAAACTCGACGGCGTGAGCAAAGTCCGCGTCGCCGATAACGCCGTTTACGCCCACCAGCTGGCCGAGCCCATGGGCGCGCTGCTGGTCGAACTGGCGGGTGATTACACCCACGTGCTGGCCAGCGCCTCCACCACCGGCAAAAACGTACTGCCGCGTTTAGCGGCGCTAAAAGACGTCAGCCAGCTGTCGGACGTTATCGCCGTGGACAGCGCCGATACCTTTAAGCGCCCGATCTACGCCGGTAATGCCATTGCCACCGTTAAAAGCGACGACGCGCTGAAAGTGATCACCGTGCGCTCCACCGGCTTTGATGCGGTCGGCACCAGCGGCAGCGCGACGATTGAAACCGTCGATGTGGTGGTGGACAACAGTCAGTCCAGCTTTGTCAAAGAAGAGCTGGCGCAGTCGGATCGTCCTGAACTGGGCGGCGCCAAGGTGGTGATCTCCGGCGGCCGCGGCATGGGCAACGGCGAAAACTTCAAGCTGCTCGACGGCATTGCCGACAAGCTCGGTGCCGCCATCGGTGCTTCCCGTGCCGCGGTTGACGCAGGCTTTGTACCTAACGATATGCAGGTCGGTCAGACTGGCAAGATCGTCGCCCCGGATCTGTATATCGCCGTGGGCATTTCCGGTGCCATCCAGCACCTGGCGGGCATGAAGGACTCCAAGGTGATCGTCGCGATCAATAAAGACGACGAAGCACCGATTTTCCAGGTGGCAGATTACGGCCTGGTGGGGGATCTGTTCGAGATCCTGCCGGAGCTTGAGAGCAAGCTGTAAGCAATACGTGAGTAAATAGCGGTGGGCCGACTTCGCCAGAAGTCGGCTTTTTTTTTGGCCGGTGTATTAGGTAAACTGGCAATAGTTGACTAAAGTACTGGGGCAAAAGGTAAGAAATACCACCCCGGTGGTTGAAAAAGCTGCGGGCTGACCGCACATAG
This window encodes:
- a CDS encoding DUF1285 domain-containing protein, producing the protein MNIDRLLQQGGGEEEFAGAIPPLDEWRPALSGDMSIVIHADGSWWHEGQPFARPKVARLLATLLRLDDEGYCLVTPVERWRIEVEDLPLVAVEADFRDGAWWFTTQFDDIVRLDAEHPLSLSLTPKGETVPQLPVRFGLAARLHRNVFYQLVETAKARDIGNGQSELGVTSAGQWFVLGQIDDELLGEAP
- a CDS encoding ATP-dependent helicase — its product is MKLTAEQQAVVSHQIGHARVAAVAGAGKTTTMAARVLHLLANGVPPKRILVLMFNRSAKDDFQRRLASMAPAGQALPDVRTFHSLGHRLTQSLCRWGALPPRQLLSADWQLERLLRQASLNVLRDAVERRDAALEGDRLETLAHFCGLVKAEMITPEALYERLNFDPDTDYFPAAFAEAERLLAAEGVMTYADLLYRPLLVLEGDSALRSRVEGFLDHVIIDEYQDINAAQQRLLSVLVGSRAEVMAVGDANQCIYEWRGAKPDNMLENFTATFGEATDYPLSTTFRHGHALALAANHAIAANQRRPNQLCLAAVNNPETRVSVGQGSRLLLDALVDWQAQGRAFNEASLLVRSWALSVPFQLALLQAGIPFRLQREDRFVFRLPLVQALAGYLKLSRRPDLLRDPQQLLLLLAQPTPFVAREHLQRLAYQLAATQQWPERHDPLLTALKPIQRRTLKKRWLLLCELPQLSAWPPAKLLRHVVESIDAEKTLKRAAARRDKGEEDVRLLDVLIEQAQSVQDPDAFIELLERPVENQAGGVLISTVHGAKGLEWPMVAVAGVNEEDFPHYSRDNPLSDDRLEEERRLFYVAITRAQEQLLVLHDGGVHRPSRFIAESAWQDSMRVASCLASASPPAASLQVTSVALVKRYLTRLGRDDIALAPAQVEEAKVGYSGDAHFYPGQRLLHAVFGEGEVAAVEGSISDPVIDVRFDQAGRRRLIARRAPIELLENGSTLAG
- a CDS encoding porin translates to MVRQATWLCAILIVTQSGALLADSGLPNLEFNGFGTLGVVHSDERNADFVADPFASEGAGYSDDWSAEVDSRLGLQATLRVTPQLSSVVQVVSEKRYDGSFAPEIEWANVQYDLTPDLSLRVGRMVQSSFMASEHRKVNYATPWIRPPQEVYRLMPVANFDGVDMRYRYPLGETTNELQMNFGGGSVDYSTGSIDASDSWGVSHRTHWGDVTLFASYGELKVSADELSQFFDVYRLFGLPGEELASRYEVDGKRTSLLSLGLGYDPGSWFVMGEWARSSSPSLLGESEGAYITLGYRIAEWTPYVGVARAKVTSNTSEPGLNAALYPAPFAEGAQLLNGMLNELISSGMQQESITVGTRWDFRPGMALTAQYDHIDMRSGSSGGLINQQPEFTPGERINLFSLALDFVF
- a CDS encoding phosphate ABC transporter substrate-binding protein — its product is MFKRLISSAISLLLASGLSLFYHPASAEVLVVVSVEAPVTRLTFSDLRDVYLGRRTLIVNGVEVVPLDLTEGTAARSEFYTLYTGQTPAQIKAHWARQIFTGRGQPPQALTNSRAVVERLVSDAKSLGYIDSSFLDERLRVVTIE
- a CDS encoding putative bifunctional diguanylate cyclase/phosphodiesterase produces the protein MMLLVIWGSTYFLVNKESMVIERQAELSVSEITDTYEARVVRALREIDTALKLVRFTANSSDYANVLGVLNEQRLLPPALLFTISIVDAQGRIVETTDSGRLGQRLTPPSQAVLGDDYLAVWETDAYQAKQLTFARPLMSQTTSEEEAGTGWVVIAIDANYFVSSYEVGSLGQQGMLALVGTGGEVLVRRSGEATYSGELMDIAAWKSSTLDAVSAPFLTHWQGVERYTLVRQLYDFPLSIVVGLSAQEQLAAAQQLARKYWQRAAWTSGLLLIILAMLARLSWQLQRAQQRVMEERVLHAQQVEHLAFHDTLTDLPNRAFLSHWLTQSVKLGTRHDESFALLFLDLDRFKLINDTLGHDAGDHLLQEAARRLTASVRESDFVARLGGDEFVIILSRASRRDQIEPIAQKILSAVRDPFMLAGQECHVSVSIGVSLYPFDGLDEQTLMKSADMAMYQAKQLGKNNVQYYTDELSAEMDVRLTLESGLHRALEGQEFRLLFRSKYDIEGGNTLGMEALLRWQHPTLGLLEPAQFMPLAEESGLVMPIGQWVLENACRQNMLWQHEGFPALTMAVNISARQFYDNGFVESVSDALATTGMNPRLLELEITESMLLQDVNRTASIFAEIKKLGVRIVVDDFGTGYSSLSDLNVLPVDALKVSSCLVKRLSGTRHDQQLSSSVIELGQHLSLQVFAKGVASHEQERFILSPYSHHFHGFYSYRPLSAEESCLEKK
- a CDS encoding electron transfer flavoprotein-ubiquinone oxidoreductase, translated to METVERDVMDFDVVIVGAGPSGLSAACRLMQQANEGEQELTVCVVEKGSEVGAHILSGAVFEPRALAELFPDWKERGAPLNTPAIRDDVFLLKDAEKAQKVPNALVPKSMHNTGGDLTRYVISAGNLCRWLAEQAESLGVEIFPGFAAQEVIIEDGAVRGILIGDMGVAADGTPKDSHMPGMELRAKYTLFAEGARGHLGKRLIKDFSLDAGRDPQHYGIGLKELWDVPADKHEPGLVLHGSGWPLDKNAHGGWFLYHAENQQVVVGLIMDLGYQNPWLSPFDEFQRMKHHPVISQYLEDGKRVAYGARAITKGGFNSLPKMTFPGGLLIGCDAGTLNFSKIKGLHTAMKSGLVAAESVFEAIKGGDEGAQELTSFTQKWEASWAYQELKESASFGPAIHKYGTVGGGAYNFAHQLLGNKLPNVHDTATDHGALKPAAEFEKINYPKPDGKLSFDKPTSVFLSNTNHEEDQPCHLRLDDPELPIRENLPKYAEPAQRYCPAGVYEVVEDSAGQPRFQINFQNCVHCKTCDIKDPAQNITWVAPEGGGGPNYPNM
- a CDS encoding electron transfer flavoprotein subunit beta/FixA family protein, producing the protein MKVLVAVKRVIDYNVKIRVKADHSDVDLTNVKMAMNPFCEIAVEEAVRLKEKGVATEVVAVTVGPKAAQEQLRTALALGADRAIHIETDERAESLAVAKLLAKVVEEEQPGLVVLGKQAIDTDNNQTGQMLAALTGLPQGTFASEVAVDGDKVHVTREIDGGLQTIALTLPAIVTTDLRLNEPRYAKLPDIMKAKKKPLDVKTPADYGVEVASKVSLLKVESPAERKGGVKVASVDELIDKLKNEAKVL
- a CDS encoding electron transfer flavoprotein subunit alpha/FixB family protein; protein product: MSILVLADLHEGQLAGATAHVVAAAQAIGGDIDILVAGEGVQAAAEAAAKLDGVSKVRVADNAVYAHQLAEPMGALLVELAGDYTHVLASASTTGKNVLPRLAALKDVSQLSDVIAVDSADTFKRPIYAGNAIATVKSDDALKVITVRSTGFDAVGTSGSATIETVDVVVDNSQSSFVKEELAQSDRPELGGAKVVISGGRGMGNGENFKLLDGIADKLGAAIGASRAAVDAGFVPNDMQVGQTGKIVAPDLYIAVGISGAIQHLAGMKDSKVIVAINKDDEAPIFQVADYGLVGDLFEILPELESKL